Part of the Sphingobacterium sp. LZ7M1 genome, ATTGGCTGCAAGTTGCGGAAGAAGCCATATTTGGCGGGGTGGATATCATTCAATTGCGTGAAAAAGAACTCAGCCATACGGAATATTTGAACAAGGCAAAGGCACTGAAAAAAATTACAGACCAATACCAGATTCCTCTGATCATCAACGATGCTCCTGAAATTGCAGTTGAAATCCAAGCTTGGGGCGTTCATGTTGGCCTTTCGGATACACAGCCCCTGGACATAGCTGAAAAATATGGAGATATCCTGAAAATTGGCTGGTCATTGGAATACCAAGATCAACTGGAAAGTCCTCAAATGGACCCAACCCATCATCTGGGGCTCAGCCCTATTTTTAAAACAGCGACAAAGACCAATACTGTGACCACTTGGGGTATTCACGGTATACAAGAAATAAAACTAAAAACCGATAAACCGCTGATCGCTATCGGTGGTATGAAGCAGGACAATGCTGGACAGGCATTTC contains:
- the thiE gene encoding thiamine phosphate synthase, translating into MPIHPDFPYPLYLVISEKDCVKMNWLQVAEEAIFGGVDIIQLREKELSHTEYLNKAKALKKITDQYQIPLIINDAPEIAVEIQAWGVHVGLSDTQPLDIAEKYGDILKIGWSLEYQDQLESPQMDPTHHLGLSPIFKTATKTNTVTTWGIHGIQEIKLKTDKPLIAIGGMKQDNAGQAFQAGANSIAVVSAICGSSDPRKAAELLKGLLK